The DNA window CGCCCTGGCCGCTGGCAGGTGACAAAGCCTCTCCGTACGCTGCACCCCTTAGGATACACCCCCAAAACACAGGTGAGTAGCTGGGCACTGGCGGCAAGCGGCGCGGCACTGAGCTGGGCCCCGGTGACACCATCCCACATTTTCACCGTTTGCCAAACGGTCGCAGTCGCGAGGCGCCGGAGCCAAACGCGGCAGGACACGGTTCTTACACCGCAACCGGGGCCGACAGCTCCCCTAGGCGCAGCAGGCAAGGTTCGTTTCCCCTTTTAGATAAAGCGCACTTCAAAGCGAGAACATCGTTCTGGTGCGGTTCCCGTTTCCAAAGCTCTGCCCCGACATCCCTTCCTCCCGACGCCCAATGAAGCGGCTCCCCGGCTTCGCCGCCTGGTGCCACGGGCTCTGCCGCACCGCCGGCAGGCAAGCGCCAGCAAGCAACCGGTgcctcccacagccccccccccgctgctgcCGGCAGCCGGGGCACCACGCCGGCAGGGAAATGGGCAGACGCCACCGCCACGAGCTACCACAACGGCTCCGGCAGACTACAGCAACTCCTGCTCCCCGGCGTGCCTGGGTTACCTATTCAGAAGTTAATTGAGTACCAGAAAGAGGTGCTAGTCAGAAAAATTATCCACAGAGCAAGTAGAGAAGCACAAGCTacacccccccttccccaccccccccgtcACCCTGCGTGGCCCCTCTGGGCTCCGAGGAGACGCTTCTCCCGGGTCCCTCCTGGAAGCAGAGGTGGGCTGAGACACTTCCAGGGCCGTTTTCCCGGCTGTTTCCCATTTTCCCGGTGCTCGCCCAGCTCCTCCATTTCACCCTCGGGGAAGCCACAGGCCGGGTCCCGCTGCGTTGGCTGGGGAGCATCGGCAGGAGGTCACCCCCAAGGCAAGAAGGGCCCCGGCGCCTTCCCCAGCTCTCCTTGCCTCCTGCAGCTCACTCCTCCCGCCCAGCgaagctgcttctcctctgcccaCGCCGGCAGAGCCTCGGCTCTCCATCCCAAAGACGTCCTTGCGGAACGACATCCAGTCCGGAAGAGAAGGATGGAGGGTTCTGGGAGAAGCTCCTGGCCCACGGAGGCCCTTCGCTGCCCCACGGCTGTCTCTGGGACTGTGCGTCACCCAGCCAAAcctggaggcaggagcaggcagacgTGCCGCCGCCGGGCCTGCTGCACGACGGAAGCAGTTTTTAAGCCGACAGATCCCGGATCCCAGCTCTTCCTGCTCCCTACGGTCCGTGCAGCCACAGCAGGAGCAAACGCTGCGGATCCGGGGTCCTGTCACCGCTCCTCAGCTCCGTCCCCTCCACAGATTTGGTATGTTCGTGACACAGAAGGCTCACACAGTGCATCCGAGTCCGCCTTCTGCTTCACCCCATCCGACGCCCACCGACGGTGCTCCGAGCCTCCTGTTCCCAAATCCACTGCACTCCTCCCGAGTCCCCACCACCACCGTGTCCCAGCAGGCACCACGAGTCCCGGCTTGCGGCTTTCCCTCGGCACTGTCCTCGTTTGGTCAGCGATCGGCCCCCAGTGCGAGCCGCCGCCTCTTTAGGTTTGGTGTCTTTTAGTGCAAGAGCGATGAGGTCCAGTCCCTCGCCCGGAGGCAGGTTTTCGGCAGCCTGCGCAGGCGTTACAGGCAGTTGGGGCACGGCGAGGGTTTCTCTTCGCCGTGCGCTCTCTCAGGCACTCTCAGGACTCGCTTCTCCTCAAAGCCTCTGCCGCAGCCGCCGTACTTGCCCCAGAGCTCGGCTCGGCAGTCGGGCTGAGGCTTCAGGAGCAGCTGCCGCTGGCTCACGCAGTCGGCGCAGCAGCACTGTGGTGGCAGGCTCGGCGGTTTCGGGCTCAAGCCTTCCCCCTCCTCGGTGCACTTACAGGGGCACTGCCCCGCCGGTCCCTCCTGCGGGTGGTGGGAGCCGGACACGAGGTGGTGGTCTTCCTGCATCAGCTGCAGGAGGATGTCTGCCGCCCCGGAGGGGCTCTCCGGTCTGTTGGGGGGCTGTGCTCCCGGCCGAAGCTCCTCCCGAGCCAGCGATCCGTGAGCAGCTCCGCGTGAGCAGGGGGGCAGCAGCATGCTGGGGGGCTCGGAGCCCTTCACCAGGGGAGCGCCGCTCCCATCTGGCTCCTCCTGGTGTGCCGGGCAGGTCCCCTCGCAGCAGGAGGCCGGGATGCCGCCGGTGTGCGTCCTGCGGTGCCGGAGGAGGTGAGCCTTCTGACTGAAGCCCTTCCCACACTCGGCGCAACGGAACGGCCGCTCGCCGGTGTGGGTCCTCTGGTGAACGGCCAGATTCACCTTCTGTCGGAATCGCTTCCCGCACTCGGCGCAGGCGTGCGGTCGCTCCCCGGCGTGGCCCTGCCggtgcagctgcagctccccGTGCTCCtcgaaggtctccccgcagAGCGAGCAGGGATAGGGGCTGCCGGGGTGGGTCTGCAGGCCAGGAGCCTGGCCCGGCTCGCTCTGGGGTCTCTCTGCTGCATGCACGCGCTGGTGGACCCGCAGGGAGAGCTTACTCTTGAAGCGCTTGGGACACTCCAGGCAGGTGAAGGGCTGCCTGCCGGTGTGGGTCTTCTGGTGGGCGATGAGGTTGGGCTTCTGGGCGAAGCGCTTGCCGCACTGGGTGCAGGCGAAGGGGCGCTCCCCTGTGTGCGTGCGGTAGTGGGTCACCAGGTTCCCCTTCTGGTTGAAGCGCCGGCCGCAGACACCGCAGGTGAAAGGACGCTCACCGGTGTGGATGCGCTGGTGGGTCACCAGGTTGGTCTTCAGGCTGAACCTCTTCCCACAGACATCGCAGCGGTAGGGCCCTCTGCCCCGGTGGTTTTGCCGGTGCTTTACCAAACGCTCGTACTGCACAAAGCTTCTCCCGCACTCGGGGCACACCCAGgccctcccctctgcctgcttCTCCTGGAGAGCTTTGGGGGACAGCTCGTCGCCGGAGCTTTTCTCGTGCTCGGGACACGGGTAGGACTTCTGCCCAGCGTGGGTCTTCTGGTGGGCCACGAGGGAGAGCCACAGGCCGAAGCTGTTGCCGCACTGGTTACAGATGAAGGGCTTCTCCGccccgggggccgggggggccgggggggtcgCATCCCCGAGGATGGGCTGCACCCCCAGGTGCCCCAAGAGGTGCGGGCCGTGGGCGAAGGCTGCTGCGCACCCACCGGGAGCCTCGGCGGTGGGGCCGTGCTGCGGCCGGAGGAGAGTCACCTTCTGGCAAAATCCCTCCCCGCACTGGACGCAGGGGAAAGTCTGCTCGCCCAGGGGCGCCTGCTGGTGCGGCAGGAGCGGCTCCTTTGGGGGAAAGCTCTTCTCCGTACACGAGTACAGCTCTTGGCCCTCAGGGATCTTCTGAACGGGCAGCGGTGGCATGGGGCCGAAGGGGGCCTCTTGCTCGGGACCCCCGGGCTGCAGCAGAGTGGGTGCAGCCCCGTAGGGCAGGCTGGTGGCCGGGCTGCGACCTGGGCAGCGCCGCTGGCGCGGGGCGTGAGTCTTCTGGTGGGCTCTGAGGGAGACTTTGTCCTTGAAGCACTTCTGGCACTGCCCGCAGGGGTAGGGCCGGAGGTCCGTGTGGGTGCTCTGGTGCGTCACCAGGTTGGTTTTCTGGGTGAAGCGCTTGCCGCACTGGGTGCAGGCGAAGGGGCGCTCCCCCGTGTGCACGCGGTAGTGGGTCACCAGGTTGGTCTTCTGGTTGAAGCTCCTGCCGCAGAGGAAGCAGGTGAAGGGACGCTCCCCGGTGTGGATCCTCCGGTGGGTGATGAGGTTGGGCTTCTGCCTGAAGCTCTTCCCGCACTCGGGGCAGACGAAGGGGGTGTCCTCCTGGTAACTCCTCTGCTGGGATCGCAGCTTCGGCTTGCTGGAAGCGCCGTCCTCCTGCTCGCCCCCCGCCAGCGCCTTCTCCCCGGCGGCGTGGATGCGCTGGTGGGCCAGGAGGTTGGCCTTCTGGCTGAAGCTCTTGCCGCACTGGGCACAGGGGAAGGGGCGCTCCCCCGTGTGCACACGGCGGTGGGTCAGGAGGTTGGGCCGCTGGCTGAAGCTCTTCCCGCAGTCCCCGCACCTGTAGGGTTTCTCTCCGGTGTGGATTCTCTCGTGCGTGATGAGGCTTTGCTTCTGGCGGAAGCCTTTCCCGCACTGGGCGCAGCGGAAAGGGCCGGCGCCAAGCTGCGGCACCCAGCAGGCCACCCGGCTGGAGAGCGGGCCGAGGCCGGCGGCGCCGTCTCTCTCCATGCCCGCCCGCTCGGGCGCACGCTGCGTGCCGTGAAACCAGCGGCTGGAACTGCCGGCGGCTGCGGGATACAGCTCCAGGGAGCCGGCGGCCCCCCCGGGTTTCTCATCAGGCTGCTCGACTTTATTCACTCGACCGGGCTCAACTAGATTTGGAAAAGAGTCAAGGCATTAATTTCAGAgactttcatagaatcatggcGTATCTcacgttggaagggacccataaggatcatcgagtccaactccctgctcctcgcaggactacctaaaactacACCATTGCAGTTTGTAACACCCTAAAGGATCAGAGCCCCTCCCAGAGCCCGCTCCACACCCAACTCACCAAAAGCAGCGCTGGCGGCAGCAGCGATAGCAAAAACTTGCCATTAACCGGCCCAAAATGGCTGCAAAATGGCCCAAAATGGCCGCAAGAGGAACGCCCCCCCACCGAGGCTGGTTTCCCACTGCTCCCACGGCCTCCACCGGGACGCACGAAGCACCTACCTGCACAGGGGCTCACGAGGATCTTGCTCTCCTCCTGCATCTGCTGGCCTTCAGTGTACGGCTCCTCCGACTGTTTAATACCGAACAAACCGCCGGGCTTGAAAAATCTGTAGCCTGGTTGAAGGGATAAGAGCTGGTCACCATGAACTGTCACACTGCAAAACACGCGTTCGGCATAGACATCGTTATACTGGAGATGCCTGCGTTAATTCACAAATAAGCCAAAAATTAACGAAGCCTGGGGGCATCGCTTTCATCTATTTTAAGCTTCTGCCGCCTGAAGTGTAATtaaagatgaaaggaaatacCGGCACCTGGCTCCCTCCTCCCGGCAAGGCAAAAGGTGGGAAGGAGCGCCATTCCTTGGAAAACGGTTCTTTCCACACCCTTTCACACACTCACCCCCGTATCCTTAGATCCCGCAAAACGCTTTTATGATCGGATTTCAAAGACTACCGCAGAAATGCCATTAATTCCACCCCGAGCCTCCCACGCAGAAGAGGAGTCTCCAGCGTTAGCAGAGGAGCTCGGCTGGCAGAGGGGCTGAGGGACCCTCCCCGGGCTGCGGGTTCCTCCCAGTGGTGCCGCGTTTGGACACATTTACGTACGATCCACGCGtcaccccctgcaccccccagcccGGTCAGGAGGAGACTGTCCCCAGCAGTCAGTTGGACTTGGTGTTACCGCAGCACTGGCTGTACACCGGAGAACACGCAAGCAGATCCACAAACCCCCCTCCCACACCGGTGAAGCCTGCCCGGCGCGGTGCCGCCCGCCGTCCTCGGCAGTCACCTGTGCAGGGGTCGGATGGGATCTCTGCGCCGGCAGCATCCAGCTCGTGTCCGGCTCTCGGCACCTCGCTCAGCCGGGGGTAAGGGAGCAAGTTCAGGGCGTGGGCAGGCTGGTCCAGGAGAGAGAAGAAGCGTTTCAGCAGATTGCCATcgcttttttggggtttgttccTTCGGTTTTttggccagcaggagcagggcagtgaccgtccccctgtactcggcactggtgaggccgcacctcgagtgctgggttcagttttgggcccctcgctccaagaaggacattgaggggctggagcgtgtccagagaagggcaaccaagtggtgcagggtctggagcacaagtctgatgaggagcggctgagggacctggggtggtttagcctggagaagaggaggctgaggggagacctgatcactctctacaactccctgaaaggagggtgcagccaggtgggggtcggtctcttctcccaaggaagaagcgacaggacaagaggaaacggcctcaagttgtgccaggggaggtttagattggagatcaGGAAACCTTTCTTCCCCCCAAGGGCTGtcaagccctgggacaggctgcccagggcagtggtggagtccccgTCCCCGGAGGGATTTCAgagccgtgtagatgtggtgcttggggacatgggttagtggtgggctgggcagtgctggggtaacGGTTGGACTCCGTGATCCTTTCCAACCCAGACGATTCTGTGAtctgaaggagggcagtgggCTTTTGGATCAGCGCCCAACACCCAGGGGCCACCTCCAGCGAGACCTGCCCCACGCCAGGTGTGCGCCTTGCCCGGGGGGACAGGCGTGCCACGCTGCTTTGAACACCCAGGCCCCCAGAACGGTCTCGCACCCCCGGAACCCGaaaaggagcaggagcagagaggtacaggcagagcaggcagaggggcggcggggcaggggaCACCTCCCGCTTTGTCACCGACTGGTTTCGGCACAAGaaggctgcttctgctctgtgcctcagtttccctgtcaGCAAGAGCATCACTTGACAGAAACCCTCGAGCAGAACCCGCTAAGGGCTGAAGCCGCACACTTATCACCCTCCTCTAACGCGATCACTTGGTTCCCAAGCGGATCCCTCACCGGGGTGTGATCACCCAGCCCCACTCCCAACCCAGCCAAGAGTGGGACCGAAGGAGGAAACCTCTGTAAGGAGCCAAAGCAGCTTTTCCCGGGAAGTTCAACACCCAATCCACCCGTCTTCCCTCTCTAGGattcctctctttttccctcaaAACTCCTCTGCAGCTTGGCAGGAGCTCAAGGAGAGCAGATGCCAGAAGACATGGAGCCCAGCCCGCGCTCTGACGGCTGCCGTAACTTTAAGAAGCgccaatttaaaagaaaaagtctcGCGCAGGGCTAGCGCAGCTCCTTGGGCGTTGGTATTTCTAAATGACGAGTTGAAAAGCACCAGAAGAGCTCCCAGCCCCCAGGAAAACCCCAACAGACCCCCCCAAAATGTCACGGGATGAAAgaggagcagagattcctccCGACGGCCCCGGCAGCGCgctctgctctgccacagagGACACGGTCGGAGCTGGCCCCGCTCCCGCCTTTCCCCCGGGACGCAGGGGGAgccgctgccccccccacccctgtgTACCTGGGGCGCTCCCCCTGCAGACATCGCTCCCCTCGGGGCTGCCCGGCGAGGGGAGAGGACATCAGCTCCGGGGAGAGCGTGGGGCGGCGGCCGTCCTTCCCCTCCGCCTTCCGCCACGGTTGCGGGCTCCGATCTTCCCTGACTTCCTCCAAATGGCTGCTGCGGGTCCCTGGGAGAGCGAGAGAGAGGAGCCGGTGAGCAGGGGAAGCGGCGTGGCACGCCGAGAGGCAAAGCTGGAGGAGCTCAGCCGCCTCCGGAAAGGCTCCGCTGGCGTCTGTATCCCTCCTCCGAGTTATTTTAGGGGAGAGGAAGGCGCTGACCCCGGGGTCTGGCCTGGATTCATTCTGTTTACAGTAAAGCTTTCccgcaggcagcgcaggcagcgctACTGGGATTTGTAGTCCACGCCGAGAGGCCCGGCACCGCACGCCGAGCGCTGTTTGCGGCCGTGGGGACGGGGAACTACAGCTCCCGGCAGGCGGGAGCCAGCCCCGGCACGGCCTCGCCCTGCCGCAGCGAACGGACAACGGCAACGAcgcagccctggctgctcccgTGCCGTGGGGAAGCGAGGGTcgcccagcccagctctgaccaacctccctccccaaaaccccGTCTGAGATCGCCCAGGAAAAGGCTTTCTGCCCGATTTCGTTGGAAACGGAACAGCTCAGCCGCCCCTTCTAGAGGTGCCTGGTCTGttccctcctccccaagcaTCCCATGCAGGACACGGTGCCTCGAGGAGGGAGGGAACGCAGCGACGATGCTTTGGAGAAgagggtcccccccccccccgcgcacGGACAAGTCCCACATCACCGGCAAAAGCCCCAGCAGCTATCGGGATGCTTTGACAAACGCCTGGGCTTAATTAGAACTATTTTTGGAATCCGGCTGGCAAGAGGAAGCGGAGCTGTGCCGTGTGGGAGCCGCCTGGGATCCCGACCCTCCCCAGCAGCGTACCACGCTCAGGGGCTCAGGATCCTCCAGTGCGGACAGCCATCAGGGGGCACGTCCCGGGGGGGGCCTGTCACAGCACCGGGGATGTAGCTCTCTGCTGCGCGAGGCATCGTTAGCCCCCCCGATCATTACGTCCCACCAAGTGCTGACGATGCCGTGGCCGGCTCAGCCCCAGCGAGCAGCCCTGCCAGCGCTTTGTGTACGTGTTTAACCAAGCCGCATCGCTCCCCGGGGCTGGTTACGGACCCGGCGCAGCCAAGGACAGGCAGGAACGGCGTGCCGGGGGAAATTCTCTGAGGCAGAAGGcggcaggggtgcaggcagggcctCAACGCCACGCAGCCCCACATCCACGGCACAAACCCGGCCCCTCGGCAGCAAGTGAACCCCACAAGGGCACCCGGAAGGGAAGAACCAGCTCTGGGGCAGCACGGGCGAGAATTCCGATCCAAACCCATGAAATTCCTCCTGGCCCCGAATCCGTTCACGGCCCGGAAGCCCCCAGGCTGGCGGGCAGCTGCCTGTAGAGTTGgtgggcagctgcctgtgggCAGGCTCACGTGGCACAGGCAGGTggggagaggggccggggctgcggtgAGCACGACAGGTCGAGGAGGCAGGCGGCACGCCGGGTAGAATCCGGCGAGGGGGTCAGAGCAGCCGGTTATGGCTGGGTCGCGCTGCCGAGCGGCAAGGACAGGACACCCGCAGCGGCGGTGACGCAAAGCCAGGCACGGCGGCGGCCACAGAGGCCGGATCCAACGCTCAGCTCAGCAGATTTCAGGCACAACATCAATTTTGTGGAAAGCGAGTTGGCCAGGCAACGCTTCCCggcggccgggggggctgcccgCGGCAGGACAAACAAGGCCTCTGCCGGGCTCTCCCCCGGCTCCGTCGGTTTTCCCGTCCCGATCCCGTTTCTAACGCCCCGGGAAATCACGGAGCTTTTCCCGCCTCTCCCTCGGAGGCAAACGCAGCGAGGACACGGGCACGGTGATGGCGGGGGACACCCGGGGGTGCCGGGAGCACTGCCCACCCCGCGGCGGGGAGCCCTGTGCCTGCGGGGGCCACGGCAGCCGGGCTGCCAGGCGCTGCCGGTGCTTCCCGAGCCCGTTACCGCGGCGGGGCTGTCCCCGGGAAATGGTTTTACCGGGGAAAAGCCCCCCGGGGCCCACGCGTCCTTCCTGCGGGAGAGCGGCCTCCGCACCCCGAGGACTTCACGGGGAAATTCCCCCCCGAGCtgccgcggccgccccgccgctccccaGCTTCCACCACCAGTGTCAGGCCCCGGCGGAGCCCGTCGCGCCGGGAACGGCTTCGGTGCCCCGTTAAACACCGAGCGGGGCTTCCCGGGGCGGAACGCGGTTCACGGGGATTCGGGTCAAAGCAAAGCCCTACCGCTCCCACCTCGGCTCGGTTCCCAGCGGCGGCTCGGCACCGGGGAAGAGCCCGAGGCCGGAGCAGCCAGAAGAAGAACCggggtacccccccccccccccgcaccccccctAACGCCCGGGCTCGGTCTGCAGCCGAAAGCCCCGAACCGGCCCCGGCGTGACACAGGAGAGGGACCGgcacccccggcccccgccccgggtcCCTCCCTGAcaccccgacccccccccccccccgggccccgcggcccgaccccccccccccctcccccgggctCCGcacccgccccgcccccccgggcccggccccgcaccGTgacccccgggccgggccgcgcgTTGCCATGGCGACACCcaccccgccccgccgccgccgccgccgccgccgcctcagccGGGCCCCGGAGCCGCCTGCCCGGGGAAACTCACGGACGGACGACGTCTAACAACGCGATGACGTAGTCGCGGCGGTGACGTCGTCGCGGCGGCGACGGCGGCAGGCGCGCACCCAgcggcgggaggaggcggcCACGCCTGACGCCTCTGGCGAACACTTCCGGGTTAGGGGGCGTGTCCCGCGGCGGCACCCGTAGTGCAGCTGCAGCGCCCTCTGCCGGCGCCACGGAGCGCGGCACCATCGAGCCGCCGGCGCGCTGCCAGAGCGACCACGGGCGCCATCATAGAGTGTTCCCGGGGCGGCCCAGAgcgtcccccccaccccgccatTCCCGTGTCACCGCGGCCCGGTACCGGGGGGGACCCGGAACGGCCGCCTCTCCTGGCGGAGCCACCGCTGGGCCGCCCCGGGGTCCTGGGGGGCCTCTGCCTGCCCCGGGGCCCGGCCCTGCAGCTCTGGCGGGTGGGAGGCCCCGCTCGGTGCGGTGTCCCGCGGCCCCCGGCCtcccctcccgctcccccccgcccccggcccggccgcagGGGCTGGCTCCGAGGGGCGGCCGCAGAGCCCGTGTGTTGGGGAGACGCAAGAAATGGCGCAAAGGGTGCTGCTGGGCCTCCCTAAATAGcctgggaggaggggggggtgACGCCGTCGGGCAGCTGGGCCGCTCTGGGCTGCGACCCATCGGTGTCCCCGGGAGCTGGGCCGGTGCTGCGGGGTGGGTCTGGGGCGGGGATGGTGCTGGGAACACGCAGATGCCGgtagttgttgccaagcagtcaaggactttccagcttctcgtgctgccctgccaaggagaagggGGGAGCGCCCGAGATGCTGGAGGGGACGCGGCCGGGGCAGCCGACCCCAGTGACCgaagggacattccataccgTGTGACATCATGTCCCGGTTACAGCCAGGGGCCGGGTGTTGGCAGCCGGGCGTCTTGCGCAGCGGCGTTgggagcgatggcgtttgtcttcccaagtcaccgttaggcgtgatggagcccgGCTTTCCCGGGGTGGCTGAACCCCTCCGTGCCGTGGGGCGTGGGAAGGGATCCCTTGGTCTGCTTgtgtgggggctggggggcgtCAGCTTCGGGTGGTAAGaagtgctgttcatcacttggtTTGGTTGATTATTATTGTGTTCGTCctcttaaactgtttttatctcaacccacgagttctGTCACTCCTCccattctctccccatcccgccgggggagcgagcgagcggctgcgtggggctgagccgCCGCCCGGGGCTAAACCACGCCGCCGACCCAAAGAAACACCAGCAGAAGCACGAGGGGAATTCTATTACTGGTAAAGTCAAAGAGCTGTTTGAACTGTGAGTGAACTATCCTAAAGGGTACAACCGCAGCTCTGGAGGAGGAAcagcccccgctccccccccgcAGCACGCTCGGTAAAGAGATGGGCTGCTGGAGCTTTACGCAGAGCCGGGGACGTCGCCAGGGCCGATAATCCCAAGGGTCACCAAGCCTGATGGCAAAACTAGATGTGAAAGCGCTGATAACGGTCGCCTGCAACGCGTCAATACTGACAGGCTGACACCCGAGGTGTGCGAGCGCTGTGGAGTGACCACGCGCACCCCGCTCAAACGCACGCCTCGGCTCCGGGTGTTCTCGGCTCTTTGCACGCCGGGTGACGGGCCCCGTTTGGGGACAGCAGTGGGGCGGGCGGTGACCGGCTGCTCCTCCCCGGCCCCTCTCTCGGGGTGCGGGGGGCCGTGTCCCGCAgcgggggacagggacacccgGGCTGTGGCCAGGCTTCGGCCGGTTGGCATTGTTTTGGGGACGttcatcctcttgacacccgccagcacccacctcctgctctgggggagcagccccccccccccccatggcacCTTTTGGGTCCAACGGGGCGCTTAGGTCCTCGTGGCGGGACGTGGGAAGGGAACGCTGGAGGCACAGGGGGGCAGGGCAGACAGAGGGGGGGGACCGGGAGGgtgtgacccccccccccg is part of the Balearica regulorum gibbericeps isolate bBalReg1 chromosome 2, bBalReg1.pri, whole genome shotgun sequence genome and encodes:
- the LOC142600651 gene encoding uncharacterized protein LOC142600651 isoform X1 — its product is MVPRSVAPAEGAAAALRVPPRDTPPNPEVFARGVRRGRLLPPLGARLPPSPPRRRHRRDYVIALLDVVRPDPQQPFGGSQGRSEPATVAEGGGEGRPPPHALPGADVLSPRRAAPRGAMSAGGAPQPAHALNLLPYPRLSEVPRAGHELDAAGAEIPSDPCTGYRFFKPGGLFGIKQSEEPYTEGQQMQEESKILVSPCAVEPGRVNKVEQPDEKPGGAAGSLELYPAAAGSSSRWFHGTQRAPERAGMERDGAAGLGPLSSRVACWVPQLGAGPFRCAQCGKGFRQKQSLITHERIHTGEKPYRCGDCGKSFSQRPNLLTHRRVHTGERPFPCAQCGKSFSQKANLLAHQRIHAAGEKALAGGEQEDGASSKPKLRSQQRSYQEDTPFVCPECGKSFRQKPNLITHRRIHTGERPFTCFLCGRSFNQKTNLVTHYRVHTGERPFACTQCGKRFTQKTNLVTHQSTHTDLRPYPCGQCQKCFKDKVSLRAHQKTHAPRQRRCPGRSPATSLPYGAAPTLLQPGGPEQEAPFGPMPPLPVQKIPEGQELYSCTEKSFPPKEPLLPHQQAPLGEQTFPCVQCGEGFCQKVTLLRPQHGPTAEAPGGCAAAFAHGPHLLGHLGVQPILGDATPPAPPAPGAEKPFICNQCGNSFGLWLSLVAHQKTHAGQKSYPCPEHEKSSGDELSPKALQEKQAEGRAWVCPECGRSFVQYERLVKHRQNHRGRGPYRCDVCGKRFSLKTNLVTHQRIHTGERPFTCGVCGRRFNQKGNLVTHYRTHTGERPFACTQCGKRFAQKPNLIAHQKTHTGRQPFTCLECPKRFKSKLSLRVHQRVHAAERPQSEPGQAPGLQTHPGSPYPCSLCGETFEEHGELQLHRQGHAGERPHACAECGKRFRQKVNLAVHQRTHTGERPFRCAECGKGFSQKAHLLRHRRTHTGGIPASCCEGTCPAHQEEPDGSGAPLVKGSEPPSMLLPPCSRGAAHGSLAREELRPGAQPPNRPESPSGAADILLQLMQEDHHLVSGSHHPQEGPAGQCPCKCTEEGEGLSPKPPSLPPQCCCADCVSQRQLLLKPQPDCRAELWGKYGGCGRGFEEKRVLRVPERAHGEEKPSPCPNCL
- the LOC142600651 gene encoding uncharacterized protein LOC142600651 isoform X2; this encodes MNPGQTPGDPQQPFGGSQGRSEPATVAEGGGEGRPPPHALPGADVLSPRRAAPRGAMSAGGAPQPAHALNLLPYPRLSEVPRAGHELDAAGAEIPSDPCTGYRFFKPGGLFGIKQSEEPYTEGQQMQEESKILVSPCAVEPGRVNKVEQPDEKPGGAAGSLELYPAAAGSSSRWFHGTQRAPERAGMERDGAAGLGPLSSRVACWVPQLGAGPFRCAQCGKGFRQKQSLITHERIHTGEKPYRCGDCGKSFSQRPNLLTHRRVHTGERPFPCAQCGKSFSQKANLLAHQRIHAAGEKALAGGEQEDGASSKPKLRSQQRSYQEDTPFVCPECGKSFRQKPNLITHRRIHTGERPFTCFLCGRSFNQKTNLVTHYRVHTGERPFACTQCGKRFTQKTNLVTHQSTHTDLRPYPCGQCQKCFKDKVSLRAHQKTHAPRQRRCPGRSPATSLPYGAAPTLLQPGGPEQEAPFGPMPPLPVQKIPEGQELYSCTEKSFPPKEPLLPHQQAPLGEQTFPCVQCGEGFCQKVTLLRPQHGPTAEAPGGCAAAFAHGPHLLGHLGVQPILGDATPPAPPAPGAEKPFICNQCGNSFGLWLSLVAHQKTHAGQKSYPCPEHEKSSGDELSPKALQEKQAEGRAWVCPECGRSFVQYERLVKHRQNHRGRGPYRCDVCGKRFSLKTNLVTHQRIHTGERPFTCGVCGRRFNQKGNLVTHYRTHTGERPFACTQCGKRFAQKPNLIAHQKTHTGRQPFTCLECPKRFKSKLSLRVHQRVHAAERPQSEPGQAPGLQTHPGSPYPCSLCGETFEEHGELQLHRQGHAGERPHACAECGKRFRQKVNLAVHQRTHTGERPFRCAECGKGFSQKAHLLRHRRTHTGGIPASCCEGTCPAHQEEPDGSGAPLVKGSEPPSMLLPPCSRGAAHGSLAREELRPGAQPPNRPESPSGAADILLQLMQEDHHLVSGSHHPQEGPAGQCPCKCTEEGEGLSPKPPSLPPQCCCADCVSQRQLLLKPQPDCRAELWGKYGGCGRGFEEKRVLRVPERAHGEEKPSPCPNCL
- the LOC142600651 gene encoding uncharacterized protein LOC142600651 isoform X3; protein product: MSAGGAPQPAHALNLLPYPRLSEVPRAGHELDAAGAEIPSDPCTGYRFFKPGGLFGIKQSEEPYTEGQQMQEESKILVSPCAVEPGRVNKVEQPDEKPGGAAGSLELYPAAAGSSSRWFHGTQRAPERAGMERDGAAGLGPLSSRVACWVPQLGAGPFRCAQCGKGFRQKQSLITHERIHTGEKPYRCGDCGKSFSQRPNLLTHRRVHTGERPFPCAQCGKSFSQKANLLAHQRIHAAGEKALAGGEQEDGASSKPKLRSQQRSYQEDTPFVCPECGKSFRQKPNLITHRRIHTGERPFTCFLCGRSFNQKTNLVTHYRVHTGERPFACTQCGKRFTQKTNLVTHQSTHTDLRPYPCGQCQKCFKDKVSLRAHQKTHAPRQRRCPGRSPATSLPYGAAPTLLQPGGPEQEAPFGPMPPLPVQKIPEGQELYSCTEKSFPPKEPLLPHQQAPLGEQTFPCVQCGEGFCQKVTLLRPQHGPTAEAPGGCAAAFAHGPHLLGHLGVQPILGDATPPAPPAPGAEKPFICNQCGNSFGLWLSLVAHQKTHAGQKSYPCPEHEKSSGDELSPKALQEKQAEGRAWVCPECGRSFVQYERLVKHRQNHRGRGPYRCDVCGKRFSLKTNLVTHQRIHTGERPFTCGVCGRRFNQKGNLVTHYRTHTGERPFACTQCGKRFAQKPNLIAHQKTHTGRQPFTCLECPKRFKSKLSLRVHQRVHAAERPQSEPGQAPGLQTHPGSPYPCSLCGETFEEHGELQLHRQGHAGERPHACAECGKRFRQKVNLAVHQRTHTGERPFRCAECGKGFSQKAHLLRHRRTHTGGIPASCCEGTCPAHQEEPDGSGAPLVKGSEPPSMLLPPCSRGAAHGSLAREELRPGAQPPNRPESPSGAADILLQLMQEDHHLVSGSHHPQEGPAGQCPCKCTEEGEGLSPKPPSLPPQCCCADCVSQRQLLLKPQPDCRAELWGKYGGCGRGFEEKRVLRVPERAHGEEKPSPCPNCL